GCGAAGGGTTGGTCGCAGAGAAGAACCTGGTTATTGCTAGAACCATTTCTGATGATTCTTTATGGGGAGATTGGACATGGAGACTCTTAACAATATCAGTGGCCAGATCATAAAGGGGGCCATAGAAGTACACAAACAACTCGGGCCTGGACTTCTTGAAAGCACCTATGAGGGATGTTTGATATATGAACTTGTTGATTCCGGTTTGAGTGTCCAGTCCCAGGTTCCCTTCCCGGTAAAATACAAAGGTAAATTAATAGATATTGGCTATCGGGTGGATTTGTTGGTGGAAGGCATTGTGGTGGTGGAATTGAAATCAGTCGAACGCCTTCTTCCGATTCATTCGGCTCAAATCCTTACATACCTGAAACTTAATGGTTTGAAAGTAGGCCTGCTGATTAATTTCAACGCTCAAAAGATCAAGGATGGTATCCGTAGATTTATAAACACATGAGAAGCGAACAACTTGGGTTCTTGAAAAATAGTTTTTCTACCCCTTCGCTGTGCTCGGGCACCTGATCTGCGGTGTAAAAGGTTTGGCTTTTGGTCCGGGTCTTTGGTTCTCGCAAAGAAAAGCCTTTCTCTGTGGTCCTCTGCGTCCTCTGCGGTGCAAAGCTTTGGTTTTGGGTCCAGGTCTTGCATTTCACAAAAAGCCCTTCTCTGTGGCCCTACCTTAGCCCGGCGATCCGCCGGCGAGGGCACTTTGTCTGCGTCCTCTACGGTGGAAGATTTTGGTTTAGGTTTTGCATTTTCACCAAGAAAAGCCCTTCTCTGTGATCCCCTGTGGTGAAAAGGTTTTGGTTAATTCGTTTCTCTCTTCAAGGTCAGCCTTTTCTCCAGAACGGGGACAAAGACCAGGGCGAAGGCAGCGCCGATGCCCGTCTGGGCTATGTCGGTGATTAACTCCACGGGGGCGACTTTCCACCCATAGAGGATTCCAGCGCTGGTGGTATAGCCGGCTATCATGATGACGGCGCCGGCAGCCAGGGGCACAAGCCGTCCCCGGGGCGCCAGTTTCCCCACGACGTAACCCTCGACTCCTTTTATCACCAGGGTAAGCGGTGCCCATAGGGGGTAACCGAGCAGGACATCCGCCAGGGCGGCGCCTATCCCTCCGCAAAGCCCGCCGAAGTGAGATCCCAGCAGAAGGGCGATTACGTACAGCACGCCTTCGCCCAGGTTGAAGTATATCCTCATGCCTGGCATGGGAATGTGAAGCATTGTCGCGACCGTTACCATCGCGGCGAGGACCGCCCCGAGGGCGACCCTTTTGGCCATGTCTTTGTCCATTTGCTTCTCGCCTCCGGTTCTCGCTTGTTTGTACACATAGTCTAGACATGGTAAAGTATCGTTCATAGAGCCAGCGCGGGACGAAAACGGGCCCTTTATGGACCGGTTTCTGAAATCGGGTATTGCCTTTTAGCGGGGTTCATGGAGTATAATGCAGAAGATCGGAAGATCCCTGTTTGTCTTGATCCTGGTGTTATCCGTACCTGTCGCCTTCCTGCTGTCATGGTGGCAGGGTCACAGGTCCCTTGCGGGGCCCGTATGCATTGACAGCGCCGTCGTATGCAGCGAACTCGACGGTTCCAGTTGCCCTGTCGGCGAGGCTTCCGATTTCCAGTGGGGCGGCCGCCAGGTGTGTCTTAAGTTCCATTACGAAGCACCCAGGCCTGGTAGTGTCATGGATATCGTCTGGCGTTTCCAGGACCGGGTCATATTCCGTGAGTCAATGAGGATCGGCGATACGAGCGGAACGAAGGCGTTTTTCCTTCTCCGCGAGGACGGGAGCCCACTCCCCGCTGGTGAATACGTCGTCGCCATCGAAAGCGACGGCATAGAGCGTCGCCGCATTCCTTTCTCCGTCACCCGCTGATGGAGCCCGTTCTTTTTCCTTGAAAGGAGCCCTTATTTTATGCATTTTTTCCTTGACAGCGCCGACATCGAAGAGATACGGAAGGCTGCCTGGTGGGGGGTCATCGATGGTGTGACCACCAACCCCTCCCTCGTGGCCAAGAGCGGAGGCCGGGATTTCCAC
This region of Thermovirga sp. genomic DNA includes:
- a CDS encoding GxxExxY protein, with the translated sequence METLNNISGQIIKGAIEVHKQLGPGLLESTYEGCLIYELVDSGLSVQSQVPFPVKYKGKLIDIGYRVDLLVEGIVVVELKSVERLLPIHSAQILTYLKLNGLKVGLLINFNAQKIKDGIRRFINT
- a CDS encoding ECF transporter S component — encoded protein: MDKDMAKRVALGAVLAAMVTVATMLHIPMPGMRIYFNLGEGVLYVIALLLGSHFGGLCGGIGAALADVLLGYPLWAPLTLVIKGVEGYVVGKLAPRGRLVPLAAGAVIMIAGYTTSAGILYGWKVAPVELITDIAQTGIGAAFALVFVPVLEKRLTLKRETN